A section of the Triticum dicoccoides isolate Atlit2015 ecotype Zavitan chromosome 7A, WEW_v2.0, whole genome shotgun sequence genome encodes:
- the LOC119330317 gene encoding protein transport protein SFT2-like: MQKTAQSWFTGGSASPSTAAESQPSLLADWNSYAATRSDVSSSSPLPFDIEAAVRSANDTVSGTFNVVSKGVRELPGSFQGATSSFPSGKALMYFGLFLATGIFFVFIAFTLFLPVMVLMPQKFAICFTLGCALIIASLFALKGPANQLAHMTSKERLPFTVGFTGCMVGTIYVSMVLHSYFLSVIFSILQVLALAYYTISYFPGGSSGLKFLSSSLLSPVSRIFSS, from the exons ATGCAGAAGACGGCGCAGTCCTGGTTCACCGGCGGCTCCGCCTCCCCCAGCACCGCCGCGGAGTCGCAGCCCTCCCTGCTCGCCGACTGGAACTCCTACGCAGCCACCCGGTCGgacgtctcctcctcctcccccctcccgtTCGACATCGAGGCCGCCGTCCGCTCGGCCAACGACACCGTCTCCGGCACCTTCAATGT GGTGTCCAAGGGCGTGCGGGAGCTGCCGGGGAGCTTCCAGGGCGCCACCAGCAGCTTCCCCTCGGGGAAGGCGCTCATGTacttcgggctcttcctcgccaccGGCATCTTCTTCGTCTTCATCGCCTTCACGCTCTTCCTCCCCGTCATGGTGCTCATGCCGCAGAAGTTCGCTATCTGCTTCACACTTGGCTGCGCTCTCATCATCGCTTCGCTCTTCGCGCTCAAAGGGCCCGCCAACCAGCTCGCCCATATGACGTCAAAAGAG AGGCTACCATTTACAGTGGGGTTCACCGGATGCATGGTTGGCACAATTTATGTCTCTATGGTGCTTCACAGCTATTTTCTGTCGGTGATATTCTCAATCCTTCAG GTCCTTGCTCTTGCTTACTACACCATATCCTACTTCCCTGGAGGCTCTAGTGGATTGAAGTTTCTCTCGTCAAGTCTCCTGTCCCCAGTATCAAGAATTTTTAGCTCGTAA